AAGGTAGACAAGATTCCTCTTACACCGAATGGAAAAGTTGATCGAAAGGCATTGAACAGTTTAACAATTCAAAGAAAAAATAATTTGTCTACACCAATCATTCCAAGGGATGAAATTGAATATCAGTTGATTAAAATCTGGCAGGATGTGTTACAGATAGAAGATGTCTATGTAAATGATGATTTCTTTAATAGAGGGGGACATTCTCTCCTTGTAATTAAATTGATTTCAAAAATTAAGGAGAAGTTTGGAAAAGAGATTAAGGTGTCTACATTGATTAAGAATCCAACATTGGAAGGAATCGCATGCCTTATTCGCGATAAGCATGATATGACAAAATCTGTATCAGCGCTGGTTCCACTACAAGAATCAGAGAAAAGACCTTTCTTCTGTGTTCATCCGTTTATGGGAAATGTATTCTGTTACATTCAACTAGCAAGATTACTTAAGAACCATTGTTCATTTTATGGTTTACAGAATCCTCTTATAGAAAAGGGAGAAATTGATGAATTGACCTTGCCGGAAGTAATTCAACTTTACATTGAAGAAATCAAACGTGTTCAGCCAGAAGGTCCATATCGTCTTGGAGGATGGTCTTTAGGCGGTGCGATTGCTTATGAAATCGCAACTGTACTAAAGAATCAAGGTGAGGAAGTTGAGTTGTTGATACTAATGGATACTAAAGTACCTTCAGAGCAGGACTATAAAACAACGGAGGATATGCTCTCATATATATATGAGCATTTCATTTCTAGAGATTTTACTGAGCGGGGGAAAGGCCTCTTCCATGAACAAGATATGCTTGTAGAGCGATTACTTATGGAAGGAGTACTCCCGCCTGATGCAGATCTTATGAATTTGAAGCAAGTTATCAATGCTCATAGGAAATGCCTAAACATAATGGCAGATCATGATTTAATACCATACTCTGGAGAAGTTCTCTATTTTAGTGCTGAGGAAGGAAAAGAGCTGTTTACAGATTGGGGACCTTTATTAAAAGGAAGAGTAAATAAGTATTCTGTCCCTGGATCACATGAGGAAATAGTAGACTTCCCCGCAGTTGAAAAGATAGCTAAGTACCTATTAAATGAATTTGAAGGGATAAAAGAAACATCCCTTTCATTAACTGAAAAGTAAAGAGTGCAAAAGATGCAACGCTATGAACGAAAAGGGGAGACCAATACCTGCATATCAAGTGTAGGGAATAATGAATATATTAAGAGCATTACTTTTTAAGGGGATAATGTAAAAAGTAATTGGTAGAGACATAGAAATCTTTGTAATAGAAGCGAATGCCTGATGATATTACTGAGGGAAGGTGCATATTTTCATTGATATGTAAATATGCACCTTTTCTATTGTATATGCAATTTAATAAAGTTAATTTGAGTTTCTGTAACGTTCATATATGAAGCCATTCTTTAAAAAAGGACGTGATTTATCATACAAATTCACGCTGTGAAAATACCAAAGAATATTGAAAGTCATTTGTTTAAGAAACTTAGTAACTTGGTTTCAAATGGGAAGAAAGAGCGAATGAAGCGATTATTAAATTCATGCGACATTAATAGGACCCTGATAGGGGATTTACTAATCCGATCTCTAATCTGCCAAAAGTATAAAATTAATAATGAAGAAATTAGATTTATATATAATGAGTATGGAAAACCTTTTGTTGAAAACTTTTCTGACTTTCATTTTAATCTGTCACATTCAGGAGAATGGGTGGTTTGTACTACTGCTAATTTTAATGTGGGTATTGATATAGAAAAAGTTTCAGAAATAGAGGCTTTTAAATTAGCAAAAGAATTTTTTTCAGCGGAAGAATTTTATGATATATCTAATATGAATTCTGATGAACAAATTAATTATTTTTATGATTTATGGACATTAAAAGAAAGCTATATAAAAACGATTGGAAAAGGGCTTTATACCCCATTAAATTCATTCTCTATAAAAAAAGAATCACGAACTTTAATTTCATACAAGCATATACCTAAAAACTTTTACTTTAAACAATATAACATTGATCCAAATTATAAGTTATCTGCTTGTGCAACAAGAGATGAATTTCCTCAAGAGATAATAATTAAAGACATTTATACAATTTGCCAAACTATATACAAATTTGAAAGTAAGGAGAAAATCAATGCAGAAGACTAAACTTTTTTGCTTTCCACATGCTGGGGGATCTGCGTTTAGTTACGCAAAATGGAAAAATCACTTTAATCCATATATTGAGGTAGTCCCGGTAGAGTTAGCTGGTAGAGGATATAGAATTGAAGAAAACTTGTACCAAAGTATGGAAGAGGCAGTAAATGATGTCTACAATAAAATAGTTATGCAGATAGATGATTCGCCCTACATTCTATTCGGGCATAGCATGGGAAGTTTGATCGCCTATGAAGTAGCCAGAAAAATAAAAGATTCTAAAAACGTATCGCCTGAATTTCTTGTTTTGTCCGGTAGAAATCATCCAAATAGTAAAATAAGAAATATCCGACATAATCTTTCTAATGAGCAATTTAAAAGAGAAGTTATTGCAATGGGAGGTACACCATCTGGGGTACTGCAATCAGAAGAATTAATGGAGATCTTTCTCCCTATTCTAAGAGCAGATTTTAAAATCGTTGAGACGTATATTCATGACAAAAATACACAACCATGTGATATTGATTTTCTTATATTTAATGGGGAAAATGATGAATTTACTACATATGATCAAGTAATAAAATGGGAACGATACACAAGTAAAACGTGTACTTTTCATTCTTTTGAAGGTAATCATTTCTTTCTAAATGAAAATATTGAAGAAATAGCAAATAGTATTAAAAGAAAGTTAGATTCTAAAAGATTATCAAATAGTTTTTAGAGTTTTATAAGTATGCTCATAGCTAAAAATATTAAAGGGTTTGAAGTATACACTTCTTGTGCAGATATGCATGGCAAAAAGACAATCGAGTACATTCGGTGGTCTTTTTCTATTTTTATGGAGTTTGTGGCGAAATGCTAGACTTGCTAGATTGTGGATCTGCGGGTTCAAGTCCTGTCATTCCGACCACGAGGGGGTATAATTTAAGGGTAAAACAGGGGCCTCCAGAACCTCTGATGTGGGTTCAATTCCCGCCATCCACTTATACTTGTTCATTAAAAGGTTTCACAAACAATATGTAATACGTTATGGGTACTTACATAAATTTATTGATTTTCAGTTAAAAAGTATTGTGCGATTATACACGTTATGTTACAGTTATATTACTAAATTGTTGCAAAATATCATAAATATTTCGATATTATTTCTTGTTATTTCCGTAATGTTACAAAAAACTATAAATATTGTTATGTGTATAGGAGTGTGTGTAGTAAAAAGTCTGAGTTGAAAGTACGTGCACACTTTAAATTTCCTTTTTGTCTGAATGAAGAAGACTACCAACTAATTAAGGGCTTTAAAGTAACCACTTTAAATAAAATGTGCTTCCTTTCCCACACACAATTGAGTACATATTTAAAGTACAGTCTAATTGCTACACAGACTCTTGTACATATAAACATTAAGGTGAAATAGAGATAAGAATTCATTACATAAAAAGCATTACCAAGCTAAACGTACAAAATATCATCTGTGCATTTTGATGAAATGTTAAAATGCCTAGATGATATTTTTTTGAAGAATTCTTGGATATGTTTATGAATAACAATTCTTAATACTTAATGATTCTCTACTACTAAAACATCCGATAATTTATGTAATTAGATTTATAGGGTGTATGTACATTCACTTATATAGGGAAAATGAGGTTTTTCATATGAAGTATAGTTATAAAGTGTTTATATTTATTTGGACAATTATTTTATTGTTTTTTCTACTTTATTTTGGTTACAGTGAAATTTCCGAAAACGAGCAAATGCCAGTCATAACAATCAAACAATAAAAATAAGAAATACTACAAAAGCAAAACATAATAAAAATAGATACCCGAAAATGTTTAAGAACAGGAACAATTACATGCATAAACAACCTTACGATTTCCATGCATACCCCACGTCATTTGGGCAATAGGGGAAAAGTATTATTATTTGGCGTGCGCAATCTTCCATCACTAGTAGAAACGGAAAGTTCCGTATACCTGCTGAAGGAGGAAGATGTCTACCTGCCAGGGGGCGGATCTATTCAGCATCTAGAAATATTGGAATTAAAAGTGTAGAAAACAAATAGTGAAAAGGGAACATATCTTGTGATTCCTTTTTTATTCTTGTAGATAAGTCTGGGGAGAAAACGGGGATTTCTGCACGTAACATAGATCTCATCGGTATACTAATTGTGTTTTACGTATAGCTGGGAGTTGGTGTGATGGTATTTGCAATGGAGGTGAGATTCCGTCATTCTTTTCATGAAATTGAATCATTAGACATTCCAAATATATTGTTTCCGAGTCAGTGCAGGAAATTGTATCAAGTGATTGGAATCGGCATTCAAGAAGAATTCCGCAATCCCTATGTCATTATAAAAGAGCAACATGGTTCCGTTACATTCCGATTACCAGAAGAATTATCAACATGGGTGCAGAACAAATTATTACTTGTTAAAGGGGGCCAGTTTGTTTCCATACTGCATTTCAGTTAGCCATGCGAAGTTTTGTGCCATTTTTTGATCTCGGATATAAAAAGAATAGTCTGTCAGGTTAGGTGAGGAGATGCCACCTCTGACTTTCACATCATACGTAGGATGTGGTGTAACTTGAATCAATTCAGATTTATGATTCTGAATAAACATTCTAACCTTTTCAAACTTGTTAATTACAGGCTGTATCTCCATTTTAAACCGATCATAGGGATATGTTTTATTTTTATTGTAATACCTATCCAGTTCAATCAACTCTGACACTGCTGTATCAAATTCACTCTTTACTTCAGGATTTACTTTTTGCAACCATTCTTTTGCATAAGAGCGGAATGAAGATTTATAAAACAAATTCATATCAAAACCAGCTAATGTGAGTGGCTTTCCTTTTTCTTTTTGTTCTTTCATATAGGTAAATAATTGTTCAAGTTCTTCAGTTTTCCATACAGAGTATAAGGATTGTTTCATCGCTTCTGTAGCGGTTGAGTTATCAAAATTTTGCTGAACATCTGCTGCTTCCCAAAGCCCTGTTTCAAATGCAATCACATCATATTCCAGGTGTAACAGCTTGAGAGGAAGTGCTGGAAGACGGGATCCCTAAGAAAGCAAAAAAACTAGGTGTGAAATAATCAGTTATTTGTGATGGTGGATTCTCCTAGGTGGAGGGTTCGCCGTTTTTTATTATATGTTATGTTGTGGTTTTTATATAAAGCATATTGAAAAGATGGATTAAATCTTCTGGAATGATGTCTCCATAATTAATAACTTGTACAATAACCTTTCAATTATCACTAAATCCATTCATATCAACAAGTTGTCCCATATATCCCTTTGTAGCAATATCTTTTAAAGTACGCTAAAAAATACCCTTTATTTTATCTTTATCTTATCTTTACCTTATCTTTAAATTTTTATATTAAACTTAAAACCTTAAAGTATTGATGTTTGAGTCTAAAAAGGGCGGGAGATAGATGTTCATTACATAGTTTGTAAATAACCAATTACCTTTGAAAAATTAAATTTTTTATACGAGGAGGAATATATGAAGGATACAAGTAAAAAACAAATTATAAAAGTGTTCCTTATTAGTATTTTAGGCTTAGTAATAATACTTGGAATGCTATATTTTAATCATAAAACCAATATTCAACAAAATAAAGCGCAAGCCACCGAAAAACGTGTATTGCAATATGAGTCTACCTTAAAAAAAGAATTAGAAAAATATAATTTAGGAGAGAAAACACCAATTTTATTAGGAATTATGTATCAAGAGAGTAGAGGTGAGGGAAACGATCCTATGCAGTCATCTGAATCACTTGGATTAAAGCCAAATGAAATTCAAGAGACAAGCTTGAGCATTGAACAAGGGGTAAAACACTTTGCTAAAATGTATAAATATGGAACGGACAAGGATGTTAGCATGGATACAATTATTCAAAGCTATAATATGGGGTCAGGTTATATTGATTTTGTTGCTAGTCAAGAAGTTAAACAACACTCGGAGGATTCAGCCAAAAAGTTTTCTAAGATGAAAGTTGATCAAAATCCAGCGATGTATACTTGTGGTGGAAATAAAAATAATTTTAGGTATCCATATTGTTATGGTGATTTCACATATGCCACAAAGGTAAATGAAAAAACAAAACTTATTGAAGAACTTCTTCGAAATGTACATAGCTCTTCTAAATAAGTTGCAGAATAAAATATAATGATACCGTCAGTTAATAATAATAATAATAATAATAATAGCTAAGAAAAAACTACTTCCTTTCTTAATTCACATAATTTTCAAAAATAAATCCTGTGGATGTTAATATTTGTTATATAATATATTTGTCAAAGCATTACCCCT
This DNA window, taken from Bacillus cereus ATCC 14579, encodes the following:
- a CDS encoding erythromycin esterase family protein, whose protein sequence is MIAFETGLWEAADVQQNFDNSTATEAMKQSLYSVWKTEELEQLFTYMKEQKEKGKPLTLAGFDMNLFYKSSFRSYAKEWLQKVNPEVKSEFDTAVSELIELDRYYNKNKTYPYDRFKMEIQPVINKFEKVRMFIQNHKSELIQVTPHPTYDVKVRGGISSPNLTDYSFYIRDQKMAQNFAWLTEMQYGNKLAPFNK
- a CDS encoding 4'-phosphopantetheinyl transferase family protein, translated to MKIPKNIESHLFKKLSNLVSNGKKERMKRLLNSCDINRTLIGDLLIRSLICQKYKINNEEIRFIYNEYGKPFVENFSDFHFNLSHSGEWVVCTTANFNVGIDIEKVSEIEAFKLAKEFFSAEEFYDISNMNSDEQINYFYDLWTLKESYIKTIGKGLYTPLNSFSIKKESRTLISYKHIPKNFYFKQYNIDPNYKLSACATRDEFPQEIIIKDIYTICQTIYKFESKEKINAED
- a CDS encoding lysozyme family protein, which encodes MKDTSKKQIIKVFLISILGLVIILGMLYFNHKTNIQQNKAQATEKRVLQYESTLKKELEKYNLGEKTPILLGIMYQESRGEGNDPMQSSESLGLKPNEIQETSLSIEQGVKHFAKMYKYGTDKDVSMDTIIQSYNMGSGYIDFVASQEVKQHSEDSAKKFSKMKVDQNPAMYTCGGNKNNFRYPYCYGDFTYATKVNEKTKLIEELLRNVHSSSK
- a CDS encoding thioesterase II family protein; its protein translation is MQKTKLFCFPHAGGSAFSYAKWKNHFNPYIEVVPVELAGRGYRIEENLYQSMEEAVNDVYNKIVMQIDDSPYILFGHSMGSLIAYEVARKIKDSKNVSPEFLVLSGRNHPNSKIRNIRHNLSNEQFKREVIAMGGTPSGVLQSEELMEIFLPILRADFKIVETYIHDKNTQPCDIDFLIFNGENDEFTTYDQVIKWERYTSKTCTFHSFEGNHFFLNENIEEIANSIKRKLDSKRLSNSF